A window of Callospermophilus lateralis isolate mCalLat2 chromosome 13, mCalLat2.hap1, whole genome shotgun sequence contains these coding sequences:
- the Hspa14 gene encoding heat shock 70 kDa protein 14 isoform X1 translates to MAAIGVHLGCTSACVAVYKDGRAGVVANDAGDRVTPAVVAYSENEEVVGLAAKQSRIRNISNTVMKVKQILGRSSDDPQAQKYIMESKCLVVEKNGKLRYEIDTGEETKFVNPEDVVRLIFSKMKETAHSVLGSDANDVVITVPFDFGEKQKNALGEAAGAAGFNVLRLIHEPSAALLAYGIGQDSPTGKSNILVFKLGGTSLSLSVMEVNSGMYRVLSTNTDDNIGGAHFTETLAQYLASEFQRSFKHDVRGNARTMMKLMNSAEVAKHSLSTLGSANCFLDSLYEGQDFDCNVSRARFELLCSPLFNKCIEAIRELLDQSGFTADDINKIVLCGGASRMPRLQQLIKDLFPAVDLLNSIPPDEVIPIGAAIEAGILIGKENVLMEDSLMIECSAKDILVKGVDESGTNRFTVLFPSGTPLPARRQHTLQAPGDISSVCLELYESEGKNCAKEEFKFAQVVLQDLDKKENGLRDILAVLTMKRDGSLHVTCTDQETGKCEAITIEVAS, encoded by the exons ATGGCGGCCATCGGAGTCCACCTGGGCTGCACATCAGCCTGTGTGGCCGTCTATAAG GATGGCCGGGCTGGTGTGGTTGCAAATGATGCAGGTGATAGAGTTACTCCAGCTGTTGTTGCTTACTCAGAAAACGAAGAG GTGGTGGGATTGGCAGCAAAACAAAGTAGAATAAGAAATATTTCAAATACAGTAATGAAAGTAAAGCAGATCCTTGGCAGAAG CTCTGATGACCCACAAGCTCAGAAATACATCATGGAAAGTAAATGTTTA GTTGttgagaaaaatgggaaattacGATATGAAATAGATACCggagaagaaacaaaatttgttAATCCAGAAGATGTTGTCAGACTGATATTTAGTAAAATGAAAG aAACAGCTCATTCTGTCTTGGGCTCAGATGCAAATGATGTAGTTATTACTGTTCCCTTTGACTttggagaaaaacaaaaaaatgctcTTGG AGAAGCAGCTGGAGCTGCTGGATTTAATGTTTTGCGTTTAATACATGAGCCATCTGCAGCTCTTCTTGCTTATGGaatcggacaagactcccctactGGAAAAAG caatattttggtATTTAAGCTTGGAGGAACATCCTTATCTCTCAGTGTCATGGAAGTTAACAGTGGAATGTATCGGGTTCTTTCGACAAACACTGATGATAACATCGGTGGTGCACATTTCACAGAAACCTTAGCACAGTATCTAGCTTCTGAGTTCCAAAG GTCCTTCAAACATGATGTGAGGGGAAATGCCCGAACCATGATGAAACTGATGAACAGCGCTGAAGTCGCAAAACATTCTTTGTCAACTTTAGGAAGTGCCAATTGTTTCCTTGACTCCTTATATGAAGGTCAAGATTTTGATTGCAATGTGTCTAG AGCAAGATTTGAGCTTCTTTGTTCTCCTCTTTTTAATAAATGTATAGAAGCAATACGAGAACTCTTAGATCAAAGTGGATTTACAGCAGATGATATCAACAAG attGTCCTTTGTGGAGGGGCTTCTCGAATGCCAAGGCTACAGCAACTGATTAAAGATCTTTTCCCAGCTGTTGACCTTCTCAATTCTATCCCTCCTGATGAGGTCATCCCTATTGGTGCAGCTATAGAAGCAGGAATCCTTATTGGGAAAGAAAATGTATTAATGGAGGACTCTCTAATGATAGAGTGTTCGGCCAAAGATATTTTAGTTAAG GGAGTGGATGAGTCAGGAACCAACAGATTCACGGTACTCTTTCCATCAGGGACTCCTTTGCCAGCTCGAAGACAACACACATTACAAGCCCCTGGAGATATATCTTCTGTATGCCTTGAACTCTATGAGTCTGAGGGGAAGAACTGTGCAAAAGAGGAATTCAAGTTTGCCCAG GTTGTACTCCAGGATTTAGATAAAAAAGAGAATGGATTACGTGATATATTAGCTGTTCTTACTATGAAAAG ggaTGGATCTTTACATGTGACATGCACAGATCAAGAGACTGGAAAATGTGAAGCGATCACTATTGAGGTTGCATCTTAG
- the Hspa14 gene encoding heat shock 70 kDa protein 14 isoform X3, whose protein sequence is MESKCLVVEKNGKLRYEIDTGEETKFVNPEDVVRLIFSKMKETAHSVLGSDANDVVITVPFDFGEKQKNALGEAAGAAGFNVLRLIHEPSAALLAYGIGQDSPTGKSNILVFKLGGTSLSLSVMEVNSGMYRVLSTNTDDNIGGAHFTETLAQYLASEFQRSFKHDVRGNARTMMKLMNSAEVAKHSLSTLGSANCFLDSLYEGQDFDCNVSRARFELLCSPLFNKCIEAIRELLDQSGFTADDINKIVLCGGASRMPRLQQLIKDLFPAVDLLNSIPPDEVIPIGAAIEAGILIGKENVLMEDSLMIECSAKDILVKGVDESGTNRFTVLFPSGTPLPARRQHTLQAPGDISSVCLELYESEGKNCAKEEFKFAQVVLQDLDKKENGLRDILAVLTMKRDGSLHVTCTDQETGKCEAITIEVAS, encoded by the exons ATGGAAAGTAAATGTTTA GTTGttgagaaaaatgggaaattacGATATGAAATAGATACCggagaagaaacaaaatttgttAATCCAGAAGATGTTGTCAGACTGATATTTAGTAAAATGAAAG aAACAGCTCATTCTGTCTTGGGCTCAGATGCAAATGATGTAGTTATTACTGTTCCCTTTGACTttggagaaaaacaaaaaaatgctcTTGG AGAAGCAGCTGGAGCTGCTGGATTTAATGTTTTGCGTTTAATACATGAGCCATCTGCAGCTCTTCTTGCTTATGGaatcggacaagactcccctactGGAAAAAG caatattttggtATTTAAGCTTGGAGGAACATCCTTATCTCTCAGTGTCATGGAAGTTAACAGTGGAATGTATCGGGTTCTTTCGACAAACACTGATGATAACATCGGTGGTGCACATTTCACAGAAACCTTAGCACAGTATCTAGCTTCTGAGTTCCAAAG GTCCTTCAAACATGATGTGAGGGGAAATGCCCGAACCATGATGAAACTGATGAACAGCGCTGAAGTCGCAAAACATTCTTTGTCAACTTTAGGAAGTGCCAATTGTTTCCTTGACTCCTTATATGAAGGTCAAGATTTTGATTGCAATGTGTCTAG AGCAAGATTTGAGCTTCTTTGTTCTCCTCTTTTTAATAAATGTATAGAAGCAATACGAGAACTCTTAGATCAAAGTGGATTTACAGCAGATGATATCAACAAG attGTCCTTTGTGGAGGGGCTTCTCGAATGCCAAGGCTACAGCAACTGATTAAAGATCTTTTCCCAGCTGTTGACCTTCTCAATTCTATCCCTCCTGATGAGGTCATCCCTATTGGTGCAGCTATAGAAGCAGGAATCCTTATTGGGAAAGAAAATGTATTAATGGAGGACTCTCTAATGATAGAGTGTTCGGCCAAAGATATTTTAGTTAAG GGAGTGGATGAGTCAGGAACCAACAGATTCACGGTACTCTTTCCATCAGGGACTCCTTTGCCAGCTCGAAGACAACACACATTACAAGCCCCTGGAGATATATCTTCTGTATGCCTTGAACTCTATGAGTCTGAGGGGAAGAACTGTGCAAAAGAGGAATTCAAGTTTGCCCAG GTTGTACTCCAGGATTTAGATAAAAAAGAGAATGGATTACGTGATATATTAGCTGTTCTTACTATGAAAAG ggaTGGATCTTTACATGTGACATGCACAGATCAAGAGACTGGAAAATGTGAAGCGATCACTATTGAGGTTGCATCTTAG
- the Hspa14 gene encoding heat shock 70 kDa protein 14 isoform X2: MAGLVWLQMMQVIELLQLLLLTQKTKSSDDPQAQKYIMESKCLVVEKNGKLRYEIDTGEETKFVNPEDVVRLIFSKMKETAHSVLGSDANDVVITVPFDFGEKQKNALGEAAGAAGFNVLRLIHEPSAALLAYGIGQDSPTGKSNILVFKLGGTSLSLSVMEVNSGMYRVLSTNTDDNIGGAHFTETLAQYLASEFQRSFKHDVRGNARTMMKLMNSAEVAKHSLSTLGSANCFLDSLYEGQDFDCNVSRARFELLCSPLFNKCIEAIRELLDQSGFTADDINKIVLCGGASRMPRLQQLIKDLFPAVDLLNSIPPDEVIPIGAAIEAGILIGKENVLMEDSLMIECSAKDILVKGVDESGTNRFTVLFPSGTPLPARRQHTLQAPGDISSVCLELYESEGKNCAKEEFKFAQVVLQDLDKKENGLRDILAVLTMKRDGSLHVTCTDQETGKCEAITIEVAS; encoded by the exons ATGGCCGGGCTGGTGTGGTTGCAAATGATGCAGGTGATAGAGTTACTCCAGCTGTTGTTGCTTACTCAGAAAACGAAGAG CTCTGATGACCCACAAGCTCAGAAATACATCATGGAAAGTAAATGTTTA GTTGttgagaaaaatgggaaattacGATATGAAATAGATACCggagaagaaacaaaatttgttAATCCAGAAGATGTTGTCAGACTGATATTTAGTAAAATGAAAG aAACAGCTCATTCTGTCTTGGGCTCAGATGCAAATGATGTAGTTATTACTGTTCCCTTTGACTttggagaaaaacaaaaaaatgctcTTGG AGAAGCAGCTGGAGCTGCTGGATTTAATGTTTTGCGTTTAATACATGAGCCATCTGCAGCTCTTCTTGCTTATGGaatcggacaagactcccctactGGAAAAAG caatattttggtATTTAAGCTTGGAGGAACATCCTTATCTCTCAGTGTCATGGAAGTTAACAGTGGAATGTATCGGGTTCTTTCGACAAACACTGATGATAACATCGGTGGTGCACATTTCACAGAAACCTTAGCACAGTATCTAGCTTCTGAGTTCCAAAG GTCCTTCAAACATGATGTGAGGGGAAATGCCCGAACCATGATGAAACTGATGAACAGCGCTGAAGTCGCAAAACATTCTTTGTCAACTTTAGGAAGTGCCAATTGTTTCCTTGACTCCTTATATGAAGGTCAAGATTTTGATTGCAATGTGTCTAG AGCAAGATTTGAGCTTCTTTGTTCTCCTCTTTTTAATAAATGTATAGAAGCAATACGAGAACTCTTAGATCAAAGTGGATTTACAGCAGATGATATCAACAAG attGTCCTTTGTGGAGGGGCTTCTCGAATGCCAAGGCTACAGCAACTGATTAAAGATCTTTTCCCAGCTGTTGACCTTCTCAATTCTATCCCTCCTGATGAGGTCATCCCTATTGGTGCAGCTATAGAAGCAGGAATCCTTATTGGGAAAGAAAATGTATTAATGGAGGACTCTCTAATGATAGAGTGTTCGGCCAAAGATATTTTAGTTAAG GGAGTGGATGAGTCAGGAACCAACAGATTCACGGTACTCTTTCCATCAGGGACTCCTTTGCCAGCTCGAAGACAACACACATTACAAGCCCCTGGAGATATATCTTCTGTATGCCTTGAACTCTATGAGTCTGAGGGGAAGAACTGTGCAAAAGAGGAATTCAAGTTTGCCCAG GTTGTACTCCAGGATTTAGATAAAAAAGAGAATGGATTACGTGATATATTAGCTGTTCTTACTATGAAAAG ggaTGGATCTTTACATGTGACATGCACAGATCAAGAGACTGGAAAATGTGAAGCGATCACTATTGAGGTTGCATCTTAG
- the Msantd7 gene encoding zinc finger and SCAN domain containing 29 isoform X1 has product MATSNSSAGIRWSRQETRTLLSILGEAEYIQRLQTVHHNADVYQAVSKRMQQEGFRRTERQCRSKFKVLKALYLKAYVAHATSMGDPPHCPFYDTLDQLLRNQIVTDPDNLMEAAAWAKHCDQNLVASDIPGEEGTSILKAKRNQTADRQTILKTVKESDEDCQLRISDRMQESSDLEDSWAESSGAGCSQGTPSYSSSHNLFRGAAALCQSSPMTRRGMSGEPSPCTSTSRNTPCVASTPRPPVSSSRVGFVSGEDRPLTSEPPPKWARRRRRSVARTIAAELAENRRLARELSKREEEKLDRLIAIGEEASAQQDAANELRRDAVIAVRRLATAVEEATGAFQLGLEKLLQRLISNTKS; this is encoded by the exons ATGGCCACTTCTAATAGCAGTGCGGGCATCCGGTGGTCCAGACAGGAGACACGAACTCTTCTCTCCATACTAGGCGAGGCAGAATATATTCAACGCCTCCAGACTGTGCATCATAATGCAGATGTCTATCAGGCTGTGTCTAAGCGAATGCAGCAGGAAGGCTTCCGCCGCACCGAACGACAGTGCCGCTCCAAGTTTAAAGTTCTGAAGGCATTATATTTAAAGGCCTATGTTGCCCATGCCACAAGTATGGGTGATCCACCTCACTGTCCATTTTATGATACGTTGGATCAGCTTCTCCGAAATCAGATAGTGACTGACCCAGACAACTTAATGGAGGCTGCTGCTTGGGCCAAGCACTGTGATCAGAACTTAGTTGCCTCTGACATCCCAGGGGAAGAGGGAACCAGCATTCTGAAAGCAAAAAGGAATCAGACAGCTGATCGTCAGACTATCTTGAAAACAGTTAAGGAATCAGATGAGGATTGTCAGCTGAGAATCAGTGACCGGATGCAAGAATCCAGTGACCTCGAGGACTCCTGGGCTGAATCCTCGGGTGCAG GGTGCTCTCAAGGGACCCCCAGCTACAGCAGCTCCCACAACCTTTTCAGAGGTGCAGCTGCTCTCTGTCAGAGCAGCCCTATGACCAGACGGGGTATGTCGGGTGAACCCAGTCCCTGCACCAGCACCAGCCGAAACACTCCTTGTGTAGCCTCCACACCGCGGCCTCCGGTCTCCTCTTCCAGAGTTGGTTTTGTCTCTGGCGAGGATAGGCCTTTGACCAGTGAGCCCCCTCCAAAGTGGGCAAGGCGAAGAAGGCGGTCAGTGGCCAGAACTATTGCAGCTGAGTTGGCAGAAAACAGGAGATTGGCACGAGAACTTTCAAAGCGTGAGGAAGAAAAACTGGACAGGTTGATTGCTATTGGTGAGGAGGCCAGTGCCCAGCAAGACGCTGCCAATGAGCTGCGCAGGGATGCTGTCATCGCAGTCAGACGCCTGGCGACAGCAGTGGAAGAGGCAACTGGTGCTTTTCAGCTAGGGCTCGAAAAGTTGCTTCAAAGGTTGATTTCAAATACCAAAAGCTAG
- the Msantd7 gene encoding zinc finger and SCAN domain containing 29 isoform X2 gives MTRRGMSGEPSPCTSTSRNTPCVASTPRPPVSSSRVGFVSGEDRPLTSEPPPKWARRRRRSVARTIAAELAENRRLARELSKREEEKLDRLIAIGEEASAQQDAANELRRDAVIAVRRLATAVEEATGAFQLGLEKLLQRLISNTKS, from the coding sequence ATGACCAGACGGGGTATGTCGGGTGAACCCAGTCCCTGCACCAGCACCAGCCGAAACACTCCTTGTGTAGCCTCCACACCGCGGCCTCCGGTCTCCTCTTCCAGAGTTGGTTTTGTCTCTGGCGAGGATAGGCCTTTGACCAGTGAGCCCCCTCCAAAGTGGGCAAGGCGAAGAAGGCGGTCAGTGGCCAGAACTATTGCAGCTGAGTTGGCAGAAAACAGGAGATTGGCACGAGAACTTTCAAAGCGTGAGGAAGAAAAACTGGACAGGTTGATTGCTATTGGTGAGGAGGCCAGTGCCCAGCAAGACGCTGCCAATGAGCTGCGCAGGGATGCTGTCATCGCAGTCAGACGCCTGGCGACAGCAGTGGAAGAGGCAACTGGTGCTTTTCAGCTAGGGCTCGAAAAGTTGCTTCAAAGGTTGATTTCAAATACCAAAAGCTAG